The DNA segment CTTTTAACTGCCTTAAAAGCTATTGTTAAAACCGTATTGGATGTCCGTATTTTTATTCATACTAGTAAATTTGTCCGCACTCCGCGCGGTTGTGCAACAATTTCCTTCACGGATGATGACTTGTCTAAGCCATATAACAGACCTTTGTTCGTTGTAGGGGCCATTTGGGAACAACATCTCAATCGCATACTTGTTGATGATGGTTCGGCTATAAGCATCATGCCAAAGATAGTGCTAAAAAAGCTTGGGATCTCTATCGATGAGCTATCCAAAAGTAActtaacaatccaaggtttcAACCAAGGAGGACAACGAGCCATAGATATGATCCGCGTGGGATTATCCATCGGTGAGATGAAGTTGAACGCCCTGATTCACGTCATAGATGCTAAAACATCATATAAATTGTTGCTTGGACGTCCTTGGATTCATGAGAATGGGGTGGTATCATCTACTTTGCATCAATGTCTGAAGTACAGAAGAGATGGAGAGATAGTCAAAATTGATGTAGGCATCAAGCCTTTCACTGAGAGGGAGTCATACTTTGCAGATGCAAAATTCTACTTAGATTATTGTGAATCGAAAGTGGAGAGACCATCATCAGTCGACGAAGCTGATGTCAattcagaaaaagaaaatgagGCTCAATGGACTATCGCCAAACTGTCTAAGAAGAGAACTGAAGAAGTCTCCATTAAGCTATCATCATCTGAAGGTGACATAAAAACAAAGAATGATAAGGAGCATTTAGTTTTTCGCTATATTCCGCGTGAGCGTCGAAAAAAAGGACAACCCCTGTTAGAAGAATGTACTGCAAAGAAGAAAATAAGTCACATAGTGATACAAGATTTGAAGGAGAATATGACTGTCCCAGTTGTACAAATCCCATCTGTGAATTGCGAGTTTGCTAAAGGCAATCTCCAAGCTGATAAGATAAAAGGCTGCTTTGATCCTAAGGCCTTCATACTGCGTGAAAAGTTTGGTTACGACTTCTCCAATCTATCAAGACTACAAGAACTCAAAGACGAAGTCACGGGTGAAAAGATACATGGGCTCAATGAGTCCCAAATAAAGTTGAGAAAGCAAGGGCACTACGTCGCCACTCCAAAGTATATGTTGGGATTTAGTTTGGCAGAGCCTCTTATAATTTCATCTAAGAGAAGCAAAAAGATAGCTTCATAACAATACACCTCGGTAGAGGAGATGAAGGAAGTTAATGGCAAGAAAATAAAACAACGGACTTTAGTGTTCGATCGCATTGGAGGCTCAACCCCTTGGGCGTCGGTGTTTGAAAGGCTAAGTCACAAAGGTGAACGTGTATCTTCCAAAGATCTAAAGGAATTTTTCACTACCTCAAAGACCTCTGTCTTTTGTCGCTTGGGAACTACAAGAAAGTCACCATCTAGAAAGATACTGGCAAAATATAAGGATCAAGTCCATGAGGAGCGggatcattttgaagttgttGCTGACAAAGAAATCTGTAGTGCTTTCCCATCACGTATGAAGAGGAAGTCTATTTTGTCAATATCCACAGATGGTCCACTGAAGGTGCAAAGGAGAACCATTTTTTACACTTGCCAGGATCGTAAAGAAgtataaaaagagaaagaagccaTGCCGACTATCCAAGGAAGTCAAACAGAAAAGTAAGACTTTGTGGAAACATTCACATAACTATGGAAGATAGACCATGCCTTGACGTTGATGATGAAGTACACGAGGCTCCCCCTAAACTAGAAGATGGCGGATAATCGACTGTGGAGGAGATTAAGGAACTCAATTTAGGTACTCCGGAAGATCCATGCCCCACCTTCATTATTGCATTTCTTACGCCTCAGGAAGAGGAGGAATACTCCAAGTTATTGActgagtacaaagatgtcttcACTTTGTCGTATAAAGAAATGCCTGGTCTTAGTCCTAAGGTAGTCGTTCATCATTTGGGGATCAAAAGTGGAATACGCCCTATGAAGTAGTCGCAACGCATGTTCCGACCTGATCTAGTACCACAAATTTAAGTCGAAGTCAACAAGCTTATCGAGGCGGGATTTATTTGAGAGGTGAAGTACCCATCATGGATATCGAATATTGTACCTGTCAAGAAGAAGAATGGTAAAATACATGTTTGTGTTGACTTTCGAGACCTAAACAAGGCATGTCTTAAAGATGACTTTCCGGTACCAATTATTGAACTCATGGTCGATGCTATAACAAGGAATGAAGCTATGTTATTCATGGATGGGTCTTCCGGATACAATCAAATCAGAATGTCCCCAAAAAATGAAGAGCGTACTGCTTTTCGAACTCCAAAAGGGATATATTGCTACAAGGTGATGTccttcggtctgaagaatgctggtgccactTACCAATGTGCGATGCAAAACATCTTTGATGACATGCTTTATAATAAGGTTGAATGCTATGTCGATGACTTGGTGGTGAAGACGAAAAGTAGGCGTTACCACCTTGAAGACCTTCGAATTGTTTTCGAAAGGTTAAGAAAATTCTACCTGGAGATGAATCCActcaagtgtgcatttggagttacCTCAAGAAAGTTTCTTGGCTTCATTGTACGTCAtcgtggaattgaagttgatcCTGCAAAGATTGACGCCATCCACGAAAAGCCCAAGCCAAAGAACTTGAGGGAGCTTTGAAGTCTTCAAGGAAACTTAGCATTCATCCGGAGGTTCATCTCTAATCTGGCCGGACGGTGTCAACCCTTCAGTCACCTATTGAGGAAGGATATCCCTTTTCATTGGGATCAGTCATgtcaaaatgattttgaaagcatAAAAAAATACTTGTTGAATCCACCTGTGTTAGGGGCTCCAATGCTTGGGAAGCCATTAATACTCTACATCGCGGCACAAGAACGTTTGGAGCACTACTTGCTCAAGAGAATGAGGAAGGAAATGAACAAGCCTTGTAATACCTTAGTCAAACTCTGATAGGAGCTGAGTTGAACTATACACCTATTGAGAAAATATGTTTAGCATTACTTTATGCACTAAAGAAGCTAAGGCATTATTTTGAAGCATACACCATAAACTCATCTCTCGAGCAGATCCCGTGAAGTTCGTGATGACTCAACCTATTATTTTTGGATGCCTAGCAAGATGGTCCATATTGTTTAACTAATACGAGATCACATACACACCTCAAAAGGCTGTGAAAGGACAAGCACTAGCCAATTTTCTGGCTAATCACCCTCTTCCAGCAGAATGGGAGCTTTTGGATGAGTTCTCGGATGAAGAAGTTTTTTTATTGAAGAACTGCCACCATGGACAATATTCTTTTATGGATCTACATGTCATAACGGTGTGGGGGCAGGTGTTGTGTTGATCTCTCCAGAAAGACAAGTCTTTCCATTCTTCTTTGTTTTAGCTGAAACATGCTCCAACAATGCCGCAGAGTACCAAGCTTTGATCGTGAGTCTCAAAATATCATTAGACATGAAGATTCTACAGTTGGAGATCTACGGTGACTCTAAAATGATCATCAACCAACATTTGGGGAGTTACGAGGTAAAGAAGGAAGATCTCTTGCCATACCATCAATATGCTTCTGGTTTACTTGAAAGATTCGACCAAGTGTTCTTAAACCACATCCCAAGAGAAGCAAATCGCAGGGACGATGCTTTGGCTAACTTAGCCATGACCATGGCACTTGGAGAGAATGAGTCAACAAAGGTATATGTGTGTCATCAATGGGTTATTCCTAGACTTCTTAATCTTAAAATCAATGGAAGCTATCATACATCTGTTCGAGTGATTGAAGAGAAAGATTGGAGGAAACAACTGATAGAGTACCTTGAACACGGAAAGTTACCTGAGGACCTGCGACAAAGAACAGACATCAAACGAAGAGCACCACGATTCATCTTCTATAAGGGGGCATTGTTTCACCGCTGTTTTGAAGGACTATTCTTGCGATTTCTTGACaaagaagaagcccaccaaaCTATGGAGGAAGCACATTATGGCTCAAGTGGAGCACATTAATCTGGTCCCAAGTTACATTTTCACATCAAGAGGATGGGCTACTACTGGACGACAATGGTGAAGGATTGCATGGAGCATGCCAAAAGATGTTAAGAGTGTCAGTTTCATGCCAACTACATCTATCAAGCTCCAAAGCCTCTTCATCCAACTGTAGTTTCATGGCCTTTTGATGCATGGGGACTTGACGTTGTTGGACCGCTTCCAAGTCATCAAAGGGATAAATGTACATATTGGCTGCTACAGACTACTTCTCTAGATGGGCTGAAGCTGTTCCACTCAAGGAGGTAAAAAAGAAATTGTTGTCGATTTTATCAAGTCATATATAATTTTTAGGTATGGCATACCAAGATACATAATCACTGATAATGGAACGCCATTTGACAACAAGCTCGTGAATAGTCTATGCGAGAAGTTCGATTTCAAGCAACATAAGTCTTCAATGTATAATGCACCTGCCAACGGCCTTACTGAAGCTTTTAACAAGTTGCTTGGTAACCTTTAGAAGAAAGTTTTTGCAAAGAACAAGAGAGACCGGCATGAGAGAATCGGTGAAGCTTTGTGGGCATACCGGACAACCTTCAGAACTGCTACACAAGcaactccttactctttggtATATGGCGTAGAAGCAGTCCTGCCGTTGGAGCAACAAATTCCATCATTGCGGATAGCAATCCAAGAAGGACTCATGTCCGAGGAGAATGCTCAACTTTTCCTAGCAGAGTTAGAGGAactagatgagaaaagattggaagCGCAACAAAAATTGGAGTGCTATCAAGCTCAACTAGCTAATGCcttcaacaagaaagtgcggccatGATCATTCTAAGTGGGAGACTTAGTCCTAGCTGTTCAACGACCCATAATCCGCAAAAAATGCATAGGCGACAAGTTTAtctcaaaatgggatgggccatatgttgTGAAAGAAGCCTATTCAAGTGGCGCATACAAAATCGTCGATAAGGATGGTCCCAGAGTTGGTCCGATCAACAGAAAATTTCTGAAGCAGTACTTCCCATGAAAGTCACCTatgctcctcgacgtacgagcctaaactgcaagtcatgatgctcctcgatgtacgagcctaaactgcaagtcatgatgctCCTTGATGCATGAGCCTAAATTGCACATTAATACACTCCTGgcccgcatgagtctaaactgtgtACGACCAAAAAAAAGTCCACTAGGTTGAAAACCTCTCGAGAGGCGGCCTAGGAAAAAATTAGGATATAAAAAAAACTCATCCCTCTGAACTAcgttatgacttgatcctcttcaccgaggtatgTAGACAGCTTAGactttcattctaagttcagtcgcatgaggtttaaaaaaataaaagtgtgGCATCATCGGATCATTACATTAATTCTTCCAAGTGTAGAGGCATATATCTATGAGGAAAAGGAgacaattttctttgaagtatTAAAGATGTTTTATTGCTTTAATAGTACAAAAGTTAATACATCCAAAAATGTAGAGACAACATGAACTAGACATTTTTCTATACAAAAGCCTAAATCATGAATATGATCGTAAACTAGGCTTTGTTGCTGACGTGTCTAAATGTTTTTCCAAGTTTGTATGACGTCTCCACATTTGATGTCATCCTCAATTCTTGTTTGAAGGTCCCAATCACCATGGGACCCGCCATTGATGAACTTCAAGACTATCGACAAATCAAGTGTAATAGTTGGTGAAGGGGTGACTCCACATCTTGTATGATACCTCGACCTGATATCTGGACTCTTTGAGCTTCTTTGCGACTCTGcaaaagaaataaatgaagagaTAAGATTTGTGATACATATAGCCAAAGCTACTACATGCAAGACTATATAGTcaatttcaagaagaaaaaaaacatttGTAGGACAACTCAGAGATCATAGAGCTTGAAAGCAAGCTCAACTGACGACGGGATCAACTTTGGAAAACTACTGCAGTCCATCTTGAAGACGTTCTGCTCCTAACATTTTTTATGTTGTACATTTGGATGTCTAGTTTGTAATATCACAAACCCTTTGCAATTTGGAGAGAATCTTAAAGTTATTGCAGCTAGGTGGACTTTGAGAATTTTCTGTTTCTAGCTCGGAAGGAGTTATGACACGAAACTCATATGTATTTCAGCTCTATGAGTGTACTTTCTAACGGCACAAATGGATTGCAATTTGGAGTCTCCTAtctcgagatatgaattttttgacAGGAGTGTACAAAGCAGAAACAAACGCAAGATAGACATCAGGAGCGACTTCAAAGTAATATCACGACCAATCCAAAAGGAGTTCTGCCACGATATTTTCATGTgttgcaaatgacttatcccaaataccgtagacaatttcaaaTGTTTAtttgcgcccgagaaatgccttccttttcgtaatggtatggccatattcctcgtggactgatgtaatgcactctttgattttataccttatggatgCTTCGAGGTGcagaataagtacaagagaaatcaagtcaatatccatgttgaagtgattcccgttgaatgtgtccatttcgcatgtgtgggtgagaatgtatttacccactttccacatacctgtattcttcttggtcgcacgcaacatccaattacatggccaaaaccacctgcggcaaacagccttgtataccatcggacttgactcccatacctgcatctcacgatactcttttacgttgtgcattttacaagacCTGCTTACgcgcgctttatcaggaaaaagcatcccctttgcaagcaccgttggtctagactcatcccacattgctgtccggatttcatcaaaatcccttgtgataGCTTCTACATCCggcacggttggcaagttatcaatgtaaggaatctcccttgaatgaaacgtcacttcggactcgtacactctttgTCTAagggggtctctcttcaaatcaggtccttccccctcatcttcaccatcctcacgaggaaagggtgtctcgtctccaGATTCATcgacattgttatcgtaatcactgttctgttcctcactctgtgcatttgccagatcctgatgtaatacgtcattttcgggcaattgagtgagtacgggtggttcaacttgcttgttttcactgcacaaccaacaaaaatataagctactgaattaacAAATGCTTTCTATATGGCTATATCaattcacttacaagtcgtaacgtgatgaaattccatgatggacgttttcaattaggtgatgactaccggatgggccacttgtaaaattcatatccggccggtaccccctattaaatatatgagcgttaatacaaattcaatacaccaaaaatatacataattaacacaaatgaaaattgaagtttaccactcgtcttgtgaattatgaaaaacagggtataaattattttctcgctgctcattcgccggcgttgataagtttaaatcaaggaaaactctttcatccggaacctgtccggcaaaaactgctccagaataaccacccgatgactgggggttatctctactacgcacaacctcgttttATGGAACGTCTTCGAcattcacgtacatctccaacattgtgattacaagaaattcccggcattcatCCGAAGTCCTCaaaaaatcactcaaagtttcatcattgTCGATcttaaactccgagtaaaaagcaaccccttgcggagtgacggaatacggatattttccggttactttaagtatcactgaacatttcctcacactcatttttttgcataacaacgatattaatttatcgtactccattgtaagtggcaatttaacatgacactgagcaggtaaactatagcccacagagttattctccatcacaacctcacccctctaatataatgaaactcttattctacgctctttaGACATAATggaaaaatgctggagaatttaacaacaataaatATTTCGACAAGAGTTAaaaatttttttaaatgaatttctatacaatcataacctctttatataggaaatggctagccggaatgtttttttatatatagcgcccaaaaagtgggcactatacgcttttgaattattgaaatcaggaattattggtggggccaggaaaaGGTGTATAGCGCTCAAATACTGGACGCTATACATAAAGCTTTATGTATAGCGCCGGGTATTTGGGCACTATACTGTTAGTGTAGCTTtgtatatatagcgcccaaatactgggcgctatacattaacgacaCAATTAACTttaatgtatagcgcccagtatttgggtgttatatataaaaatatcatcATTTTTACACCTATTAAGGTGCTActtgtccaaaagaaccacattttggttccgaaaTCTTTGAAAAGAGCTATTTGAAGAAGAGTAAAGAGATGGAGAAAACGATAAAAATGAATAGACCCGTGATTTTGAAAAAGTGATTTAGTCTGTTGCTTCATGCTTGAGTTTGAAAAAGTGATTTGGTATGGAGAAGCGCCAGACTTGCACGAATATGTCAAGACCATTCTGATTTTCTGGCAAAAAAGCTTTGGAATTTcgccaaaaatagaagaagagagaGAGGGAGCATCGTTGTTGGCTTGCTGCTTGAGAGAGAATGAAAAGAAACCCTAATTTGGTCTCTAGGATTTGGGTTGGGCGAGCAAATTTGGACTTGCTTGGAATGGATTTAATGGGCTACTGGTGTTGGTTTGTTCTTTGGGCCTTTCGTTCGGCTGAAAATAGGCAAGTTTTGACCTGATTTTGAATTCCAAAATCCTTTCCTCTCGTATTTCTTCAAGCTTCTATGTTTGGTCAAATGCTTAATCTTTATAACATATTAACTATGTAATCATATTAAATAGACAATAATAATAGGAATAACAATATTTTGAGATTAATCAACAATAATGATAATACTAACAATAATATTATTTAGTAgtaatagtagtaataataataataataataataataataagagaaAATACATAAATTGCCCATTAAACTTGTTCGGAAAAATCATTCACATACCTTAACTTTACGGGTGACCTAGGTCCCGCTATTCTTGTTTGGGGTGACTTTAATACCCTATTGGTAACACTTAGTCAAGCTTGTGGTATGATGTGTAGTGCACGCGTGTCACGTGTCAAAAGTTGCTTTATTTTTTTCCACTTATTTAATTACTTTTTTATTTAACTCTTTTTTTCCATGTCATCTTCATCACCACCTACGCCACCATAGAACCAGCTCTAAACCACCTTGAAGAGCtgcaaaaatagaaagaaaacccaaaaacagTAGCCATGTCTTCATCCTTCAAAGTCATGTAAATTCTCCACCAAATGACCGCTATTTTCGCTCCTTTTAACCACTAAAAATCAGCTAGCAAAATAGCGCTAAAGCAGCCCAAAACAGAgctcaacccccccccccactaCTAACCCCCAAAATCAACACCTAAAACTCACCCAAAATACCTCAAAATCCACCCAAAAATCGTAGCAAAATCAGTTGCGAAAACCAGAAAAGAGCTGCGAAAATCAGCTCCAAGACACCCCTAAATTCCAGCAGTTTTTCCCCCTTTAAAATCACTCTAAAATCACTGAAAATTGCAGCAAATTGCAGCCCTAAAACCTCCCCAAAACTTGCTGAAATCAGCTCTCAAAACCACCAATTTACAGCTCCAAAACACCTTAAAATCAGTCCAAAAAATAAGCCCGTGGTTGTGAGAtattttgtcttctttctttttaattctttgcAGTAGGATTATATTGATGGAATATGGCGAAGGAAACAGATGAGTGAAAATAGAGACtttacaagaaaaaaaaaagagaagcaaAAAATAAAACATGACTTAGTTTCAAGAAATGGGGAGGAAGATGGTGACACTGGTTTgctaaaatgaagaaagagaaaaagaaacgaaaaagaaaagaaaatgaataagaaaagagaaaaaattagTATTAAGTTTAATTAGTTAGAGTATCCAATAAGAAAGTGATACCTGGACAATTAAATTAGTTTAAAGCTTCTTCTTTTTCCTCACGCGCATCTACGAAATGAGCTATACTTTTCATACCAGGTCATCACTCAATGGGGTATCAAATTTAGTTTAGATAAGAATAGCGGGGTGTTAGGACACCAGTAAAGTTTAGGTGTGTAAATAATTTTTGCTGACAAGTTTAATGGGTACTTTATACATTTTCTCTAACAATAATAAATATAACAAAAATGGTAGTAAAAATAAAAGTATTCAAATTATTAATAACTTAAAAGCTCAAGAAAATTAATTGGAATAACTGAGGGACAAAATTGGATGTCAACAATGTATAGCCAATTTgtccaaaggtgtcatagtccgaaggcatcatcctcatagcctgaagacaccatgtcatgacCTGAGGATCCCCTAACATTGTGCATCATTAtttaaaggcgtcatggttcagaggaaCAATTCTCacggcccgagaacaccattttaTGGCCTGCGAATCTCCTATCTCATAATTCATGGCCCcggacatcatagtctaaggacgtcatcttcactgtccaaagacaatctttcatggtccaaagggaacttgcatcatgtttaaattctcgcaatacTCTATATACTCGCATGCATTGATCCATgaagtaaccgttcttcaaacaggagcaaccttcgctccggtTTCCATTCATACTCTTCCGGTTACCATTCGTGCCTTACCATTATTTCAAACGCGATCGACCCCCATCAATTACACACCTTTGCTCTATGACCGTTCAAATATCTGCCCTATGATACATCTGTCATACTTCAGACTCATAATCATAACTCCATTCGATATTacccttcacaaaagaacctttgCTGAAACTGgctaccattcctataacaactccatcggcttcattcaccgttgggtccagaactacacatggcctgattcctgtaaaaccagggatatgtaggcaactcagagacCAGGGTTCAGtttctatttttcaaaacatcctATTCGATCAAAATCGgtcattatttctttacccgaaaattctttcatccttcccgagtaaagaggggcagctgttgatacccaatttttccctcatatattttaaatatgcatatatactttcaaaatattgtacatgcatttacaaacatgcacaagtattttataatttttctataatttttaaagaccttaaatcaatttatttttgtatttttaattatataaatattcaataattatccctcatatttCTTTACGATGTTTTAATCATCTTAATTCATCATTTATACTCATATAACTGTTCAAATaatttaattgtattttttacaattacatttgcatttttcagactataattgcatattttgcaataatagcccatacatatgcataactacaatatatatacagctttttttatattttaataatattaagtaattattttaaatcacctATATGCATAACAatcaattttatcatttaattagctatttttacaaattagtttattaataaattgggtatttaacaagtTGCCCCTTTAATTATGCTTAAATTCGAGCCCCCAGCCCAATTCAAATTTAATAATCCATCCCAGCCCAACTCCCTGTCTAACCCGACCCAGAACATCCCctaatcatggccgttgatctttgaGATAAATGGTCCacatttcccctttcctttttaatccaCCAACCCCCCTAACCCTAGTTATTTGTCTAAACCCGCCACCCCTGTTTCCCTCTTCTTCTCCGTTCTCTTTGAAACTATCCCTAACCCTAGTGCCGTCACCCCATAATTTCCCTAAACTCCTTCGATTATTACACGTTCCATGGGGTTCCTCTGTGATTTCAGGCCCATGCCGGCCTCTTAACTCTTCTGGTCGTTCGATTTTGTTGTTTTATGAAagaatctcgaagagatctaacCAAGATTTGTTCGAAACCATTTATGAATCTACCTACGGTCATCTCCATTTGAGTACTATTATCTTCGTGTTTATGGCTTAAATCTCTGGTTTCAAACCAGATTTTCTTTCATCTCGATCGTTCTCTTAAAACCATAGTCTCTTGCTGCTCGAATCTgttcagatccttgtagatctaagataattttaagtttattttgttatttctctTAAAAACTTTCTGTATTTCTTATTATTAACCGATTTTTTGTCTTCTCTAAAACTAAGGTTTCACCCCTTTTAGTTTTtgaaaaatactaattttttTTAAGTGTTTAACCCTAATTTCTCTGTTTGTTCGACTAATTCTCATGACTATGTTCTTTACCCTAGGGTTTTGACCTCTAACGGGTTTTCTATGAAAATACTTAGACATTTAAATGCTTTCAACTATGATTTTCTTCTTTACTATTTCGACCAGTTCTTTTGAGTTTCATCTCTATGCCTTTGACATATTCTAGGGTTTTGATTCTCTGACTATTTATCCTGTTGTCTTTTGTCCGTTACTTTTAACTCTGTCAATTAAGTTGAttaattgatttacttacctAAGTTAGGGTTTGAATTTAGTACCCATATTTCCTTATTTAAGTTTTACTTGTTCTTACCTTATTATTGGCTTGATTGTGTGTCTTGATTCCTAATTGATTCCGGAAACTATTTCTTCCCTTATTAACCTTGCTCTTAATTATGGATTGATTATGTGAGAGATTTTTCCTTAAATTAAGTGTCACTTATTTGATTATGTCCTCTTAATACATTCCTGAGTGATTGCAAATTGATTTTTCATACCTTATGTATGTGTGATTCATTACCTTATGTGACCTATCCTATTGCATGCTATAAAAACccttttgttctgattttcaaCACAGACACACACTTACACGAACACTCAATaaataaacacacacacacacacacacaagttCTTGCTCTCATTCAAGCCTTTCTGTCACTTGTGTTTGCTGCattgtctagccggctaaaagccaaggctagactattggatCCTACATACTTTCACCTTCCTGTTTGCTAtttcttaactggtatgtctccactTCTGCCATCATTCAATATGCTGCAATTAGACCTATGTGCTTCATGCTTATTGATCTCAATCAGTACATCTACTTCAATGTAACTACACCTATGTGTTCATGTTTATTACTTTTAATCAGCATGCTATCTATGTACTTCTTATTTTTAGCATGTCTATTAGACCTATATCTTCTTGTTTCTCAACTAGCATGATTGTTGTCATGTTTTAAGTGTTCACCCTTAACAAACTGCTGAGAAATTCATGGTTTCTATACTCTCAACTTTTGCTACCTTTCTGTGTGATTGTCTGATCAGTAATTTGATCCCTAACATGTTGTTCTCTGATTAATGTATTCTTATATGTTCACCTAGTAATAGCTAATGAATTAAAGCCATGTGAAATCTTGTTCAAACTAATTGTTGCTATATCCTGTCTGTTGTGATTGCTTGAGTTAATGGTTGAACTCCTTATGCTAAATGTGTGTTGCATGTGGTTCTTGTAATCTGGTAATCTACTTCTATGCACTTCTGAAATCCAAACTATCTTTCTAAAACAAAGTTGTCTCCTATTTTCTTATAttattttcaactcctactcttagttAACTAGGGTATTGCTACCCCCAATATGACCACTGCTTAGGGTCCATGACAAtcctctgaactctgacacattggagCTGGTTTCCAATCCTTTAAAAACTATTTTTGAACATTTGtatagtgtgagcactgccttggGTTCtcgaagcccttgggaactctgacacactagagatTTGGGTTCTTGGTGCTTTGCAAATGGTTACTGTGTATCTCTGAGCATTGGAGCATATGGTTTGAA comes from the Nicotiana sylvestris chromosome 4, ASM39365v2, whole genome shotgun sequence genome and includes:
- the LOC138889519 gene encoding uncharacterized protein encodes the protein MYILAATDYFSRWAEAVPLKEKKVFAKNKRDRHERIGEALWAYRTTFRTATQATPYSLVYGVEAVLPLEQQIPSLRIAIQEGLMSEENAQLFLAELEELDEKRLEAQQKLECYQAQLANAFNKKVRP
- the LOC138889518 gene encoding uncharacterized protein, encoding MKILQLEIYGDSKMIINQHLGSYEVKKEDLLPYHQYASGLLERFDQVFLNHIPREANRRDDALANLAMTMALGENESTKVYVCHQWVIPRLLNLKINGSYHTSVRVIEEKDWRKQLIEYLEHGKLPEDLRQRTDIKRRAPRFIFYKGALFHRCFEGLFLRFLDKEEAHQTMEEAHYGSSGAH